One stretch of Streptomyces sp. R21 DNA includes these proteins:
- a CDS encoding protein phosphatase 2C domain-containing protein has product MSQQGERPTGQQDDWWGQLYDDSTEDTGPAAAADSLDDRFASALGTVEPASEPDGRREPVPAPRRDVPPHPPQPPAVPEQSGQTGQWPGAAPHRAAASVPPATPEISGPARQPAPWEAPPTAPPGPASFPPGPTPPGFRAAEPADRAPTESPEAPDAAPPVSRAPADVPPLGAPERTAFAEGDSAALLADASKPQDAVRDEVGDALRDAVRPPALAVPHEPPVVDHVGSGPPTYDAEPTALPPADPDELDDLVADTVLDGARYGTSTLRAASVRGDSARYRGEPRRDSLLTARFGTGEQALVLVAMATGARATPGAHRAAAEACQWIGRAVGRSHARLAEDIRAARRGDLKSGLHRLTDRSLGKLRASAAEQGIAPEEYTASLRCLLLPADPECRTRVFFGVGAGGLFRLRDGECQDIEPRVAEVAGEAVVGFGSLPHETPEGDRLTMDLGITTPPSPYEPAPEPPRAPFRFRASVARPGDTLLLCTGGLAEPLRGEPELAEHLTARWSTGEAPGLAAFLADTQVRVKGYADDRTAAAVWEA; this is encoded by the coding sequence ATGAGCCAGCAGGGGGAGAGGCCCACCGGTCAGCAGGACGACTGGTGGGGGCAGTTGTACGACGACTCCACCGAGGACACGGGGCCCGCGGCCGCCGCCGATTCCCTCGACGACCGCTTCGCCTCGGCGCTCGGGACGGTGGAGCCGGCGTCGGAACCGGACGGGAGACGGGAGCCGGTACCCGCGCCGCGCCGCGATGTGCCGCCTCATCCGCCCCAGCCGCCCGCCGTACCGGAGCAGAGCGGCCAGACCGGTCAGTGGCCCGGCGCCGCGCCGCATCGAGCCGCCGCCTCGGTGCCTCCCGCCACGCCGGAGATCAGCGGACCGGCGCGGCAGCCCGCCCCGTGGGAGGCCCCGCCCACCGCCCCGCCGGGCCCGGCCAGCTTCCCGCCCGGGCCGACCCCGCCGGGATTCCGCGCGGCGGAGCCCGCCGACCGTGCCCCCACGGAATCGCCGGAGGCGCCCGACGCGGCACCCCCGGTGTCCCGGGCACCGGCCGACGTGCCGCCGCTCGGGGCCCCGGAGCGGACGGCGTTCGCCGAAGGGGACAGCGCCGCGCTTCTCGCCGACGCCTCGAAACCCCAGGACGCGGTACGGGACGAGGTGGGCGACGCCCTGCGGGATGCCGTACGGCCGCCCGCCCTCGCCGTGCCCCATGAGCCGCCCGTCGTCGACCACGTGGGCTCCGGCCCGCCCACCTACGACGCCGAGCCCACCGCGCTCCCGCCCGCCGACCCGGACGAGCTGGACGACCTGGTCGCCGACACCGTGCTGGACGGAGCGCGCTACGGCACCAGCACGCTGCGCGCCGCCTCCGTGCGCGGGGACTCCGCGCGCTACCGGGGCGAACCCCGCCGCGACTCCCTGCTCACCGCCCGCTTCGGCACCGGCGAGCAGGCGCTCGTCCTCGTCGCCATGGCGACCGGGGCCCGTGCCACACCCGGCGCGCACCGGGCCGCCGCCGAGGCGTGCCAATGGATCGGGCGGGCCGTCGGGCGCAGCCACGCGCGGCTGGCGGAGGACATCCGGGCCGCCCGGCGCGGGGATCTGAAGTCGGGTCTGCACCGGCTGACCGACCGCAGCCTCGGCAAGCTGCGGGCGAGCGCGGCCGAGCAGGGCATCGCGCCCGAGGAGTACACCGCGAGCCTGCGCTGCCTGCTGCTCCCGGCCGACCCGGAGTGCCGTACGCGCGTCTTCTTCGGTGTCGGCGCGGGTGGTCTGTTCCGGCTGCGGGACGGCGAGTGCCAGGACATCGAGCCGCGGGTCGCCGAGGTGGCCGGCGAGGCCGTGGTCGGCTTCGGCTCGCTGCCGCACGAGACCCCCGAGGGCGACCGGCTCACCATGGACCTCGGCATCACGACACCCCCGAGCCCGTACGAACCGGCCCCCGAACCGCCCCGCGCCCCCTTCCGCTTCCGCGCCTCCGTCGCCCGCCCGGGTGACACGCTCCTGCTGTGCACGGGCGGCCTCGCCGAGCCGCTGCGCGGCGAACCGGAGCTCGCCGAGCACCTGACGGCACGGTGGTCGACGGGGGAGGCGCCCGGCCTCGCCGCGTTCCTCGCCGACACCCAGGTGCGGGTCAAGGGGTACGCCGACGACCGGACGGCCGCGGCTGTTTGGGAGGCGTAA
- a CDS encoding helix-turn-helix transcriptional regulator has protein sequence MLGAIGLDETHESAYRALVSVGAADVPDLARRLTLAEYDTERALRRLERHGLAAQSSARPGRWVAAPPGVALGALLTQQRHELEKAELAAALLAEEYRAQAAEPAVHDLVEVVIGAAAVSQRFLQLQLGATEEVCALVTGNPVVVSGMDNDAEEQAAGRGVGYRVVVERSVLHQPTGITELSAALGRDEQVRVVDQVPTKLVIADRALAMVPLTSHSAEPAALVVHASGLLELLSGLFESVWRDALPLRLGSRGVVQQEPDGPDGTDLEILSLLLAGLTDASVAKQLDLGLRTVQRRVKHLMELTGVTTRLQLGWHAYERGWVARDRLD, from the coding sequence ATGCTGGGAGCGATAGGTCTGGACGAGACACACGAGTCGGCGTACCGGGCCCTGGTGTCCGTGGGCGCCGCCGACGTGCCCGATCTCGCGCGACGGCTCACCCTCGCCGAGTACGACACCGAGCGCGCCCTGCGCCGTCTGGAGCGGCACGGCCTGGCGGCCCAGTCCTCGGCCCGGCCCGGGCGCTGGGTCGCGGCGCCGCCCGGGGTCGCCCTCGGCGCGCTGCTCACCCAGCAGCGGCACGAGCTGGAGAAGGCGGAACTGGCGGCCGCGCTGCTCGCCGAGGAGTACCGCGCCCAGGCCGCCGAGCCCGCCGTGCACGACCTGGTCGAGGTGGTGATCGGCGCGGCGGCCGTCTCGCAGCGCTTCCTCCAGCTCCAGCTCGGCGCCACCGAGGAGGTGTGCGCACTGGTCACCGGGAACCCGGTCGTCGTCTCCGGGATGGACAACGACGCCGAGGAGCAGGCCGCCGGCCGCGGGGTCGGCTACCGGGTGGTGGTCGAGCGGTCGGTCCTGCACCAGCCCACCGGGATCACCGAGCTGTCCGCCGCGCTCGGCCGCGACGAGCAGGTGCGGGTCGTCGACCAGGTACCGACCAAGCTGGTGATCGCCGACCGGGCGCTCGCCATGGTGCCGCTCACCTCGCACAGCGCGGAGCCCGCCGCTCTGGTCGTCCATGCGAGCGGACTCCTCGAGCTGCTGTCGGGCCTGTTCGAGTCGGTGTGGCGGGACGCGCTGCCGCTGCGGCTCGGCAGCCGGGGCGTCGTCCAGCAGGAGCCGGACGGCCCGGACGGCACGGACCTGGAGATCCTCTCGCTGCTGCTCGCCGGGCTGACCGACGCGAGCGTCGCCAAACAGCTCGACCTGGGCCTCAGGACCGTGCAGCGCCGGGTGAAGCACCTGATGGAGCTGACGGGGGTCACGACACGGCTGCAGCTGGGCTGGCACGCCTACGAGCGCGGCTGGGTCGCCCGGGACCGGCTCGACTGA
- a CDS encoding DUF456 domain-containing protein yields the protein MGVWELLLVGVVILLGLFGVLVPGLPGSWLVWAAVLWWALDDPQTLSWVILVGATLVLLLSQAVRWGLPPRRLREGGATPRMAVYAGIGALLGFFLLPVLGAIPGFMAGIYVSERLRLGGHRQAVTAVRTVMRSGGSSVLAELFACLMITGAWLGAVIWG from the coding sequence ATGGGAGTGTGGGAACTCCTGCTGGTCGGCGTGGTGATACTGCTCGGCCTGTTCGGAGTACTGGTGCCCGGTCTGCCGGGGTCGTGGCTCGTGTGGGCCGCGGTCCTGTGGTGGGCACTGGACGACCCGCAGACGCTCTCCTGGGTGATCCTCGTGGGCGCGACCCTGGTCCTGCTGCTGTCCCAGGCGGTCCGCTGGGGCCTGCCTCCCCGACGGCTGCGCGAGGGCGGCGCCACCCCCCGAATGGCGGTGTACGCCGGGATCGGAGCCCTGCTCGGCTTCTTCCTGCTGCCCGTCCTCGGCGCGATACCCGGCTTCATGGCCGGCATCTACGTCTCCGAGCGGCTGCGGCTGGGCGGCCACCGGCAGGCGGTGACGGCGGTACGGACGGTGATGCGCTCAGGGGGATCCAGCGTGCTGGCGGAGCTCTTCGCCTGCCTGATGATCACGGGGGCATGGCTGGGGGCGGTGATCTGGGGCTGA
- a CDS encoding SGNH/GDSL hydrolase family protein — MTRAIMARHLLVSLVTALALVPPVARADTRPTGPLPVPAQHWTGTWEAAPSGTVPALPGASIRNVVHVSVGGTAVRVRISNRLGTGALRLGSVTVALQRAGVTRGPDAVPGSMRTAAFGGAGAVRIPAGRDLVTDPVPLRVPAGSNLLVTVHTPGDSGPATYHRSALQANFLARGGDRALDEGGGAYTSTVGNWYYVTGVDVLGATGAGSVVALGDSITDGTGSTFSANRRWPDRLAERLRRLPPERRLGVLNAGIAGNRVLREGRGPSALARLDADVLSRTGVRALIVMEGVNDIKGTPSATDPRLLEDAYRRIVARAHARGIRVVGATITPYGGHPAWTPEREAVRRAVNAFIRTGGLFDAVADFDAAVRDPGRPGRILPAYDPGDHLHFDDAGMRALADTVDLADLAP; from the coding sequence ATGACGCGCGCGATCATGGCCCGGCACCTTCTCGTCTCCCTCGTGACCGCCCTGGCGCTCGTCCCGCCGGTCGCACGTGCCGACACCCGGCCGACCGGGCCGCTCCCCGTGCCCGCGCAGCACTGGACCGGCACCTGGGAGGCCGCCCCCTCCGGCACCGTGCCGGCGCTGCCCGGCGCCTCCATCCGCAACGTCGTGCACGTCAGCGTCGGTGGGACGGCCGTGCGGGTGCGGATCTCCAATCGGCTCGGGACCGGGGCACTCCGGCTCGGCTCGGTCACCGTCGCTCTTCAGCGGGCGGGCGTGACGCGGGGCCCCGACGCCGTCCCGGGGTCGATGCGGACGGCCGCGTTCGGTGGTGCCGGGGCCGTGCGGATCCCGGCCGGGCGGGACCTGGTCACCGATCCTGTGCCGTTGCGGGTGCCTGCCGGGAGCAACCTGCTGGTCACGGTGCACACGCCCGGGGATTCGGGGCCCGCCACCTATCACCGGTCCGCTCTCCAGGCCAACTTCCTTGCCCGGGGCGGCGATCGGGCCCTGGACGAGGGCGGCGGGGCGTACACCTCCACCGTCGGCAACTGGTACTACGTGACCGGTGTCGACGTGCTCGGCGCGACCGGGGCGGGGAGCGTGGTCGCGCTCGGGGATTCCATCACCGACGGCACCGGCTCGACGTTCAGTGCCAACCGCCGCTGGCCGGACCGGCTCGCCGAACGCCTGCGACGTCTGCCGCCGGAGCGACGGCTCGGGGTCCTGAACGCGGGGATCGCCGGCAACCGTGTCCTGCGCGAGGGACGGGGCCCCAGTGCCCTGGCCCGTCTCGACGCGGACGTGCTGTCCCGGACCGGGGTGCGCGCGCTGATCGTGATGGAGGGCGTCAACGACATCAAGGGCACCCCGAGTGCGACGGACCCCCGCCTGCTGGAGGACGCGTACCGCCGGATCGTGGCGCGTGCGCACGCCCGGGGGATCCGTGTCGTCGGCGCCACGATCACGCCGTACGGCGGCCATCCCGCCTGGACGCCGGAGCGCGAGGCCGTCCGCAGGGCGGTCAACGCCTTCATCCGCACCGGCGGGCTCTTCGACGCGGTCGCCGACTTCGACGCCGCCGTCCGCGATCCGGGTCGGCCCGGGCGGATCCTGCCCGCCTACGACCCCGGGGACCATCTGCACTTCGACGACGCGGGCATGCGGGCGCTGGCCGACACGGTCGACCTCGCCGATCTCGCACCGTAG
- a CDS encoding PPOX class F420-dependent oxidoreductase: MTEFSKAERAYLSSQRLGRLATVDAHGQPQANPVGFFPQDDGTILIGGYALGTTKKWRNLQKNPKVALVVDDIVSVQPWKVRGVDIRGEAELLTGPHELGPHFSEELIRVHPKRIHSWGLEED; the protein is encoded by the coding sequence ATGACCGAATTCAGCAAGGCCGAGCGCGCGTACCTCTCCTCGCAGCGGCTGGGGCGGCTGGCCACCGTGGACGCCCACGGGCAGCCGCAGGCGAACCCTGTCGGCTTCTTCCCGCAGGACGACGGGACGATCCTGATCGGCGGCTACGCGCTGGGCACGACGAAGAAGTGGAGAAACCTCCAGAAGAACCCGAAGGTGGCCCTGGTCGTCGACGACATCGTGAGCGTCCAGCCCTGGAAGGTCCGCGGCGTCGACATCCGAGGCGAGGCCGAACTGCTCACCGGCCCACACGAGTTGGGCCCCCACTTCAGCGAGGAACTGATCCGCGTCCACCCGAAGCGCATCCACAGCTGGGGCCTGGAGGAGGACTAG
- a CDS encoding methylated-DNA--[protein]-cysteine S-methyltransferase: protein MTSPVRPTYYTTLDSPVGELLLTADEFGALTSLSVPGQKGGRTLQADWLLRPDLFRDAERQLAAYFAGELKEFQLELKAEGTRFREQVWGAVDDVPYGATTTYGAIAARIGASRAAVRAVGGAVGANPLLIVRPCHRVIGADGSLTGYAGGLERKQVLLGLEGVLEA from the coding sequence ATGACCTCCCCCGTACGCCCTACGTACTACACGACCCTCGACAGCCCCGTCGGTGAACTTCTGCTCACCGCCGATGAGTTCGGCGCGCTGACATCGCTCTCCGTGCCCGGGCAGAAGGGCGGGCGGACCCTGCAGGCCGACTGGCTGCTCCGTCCGGATCTCTTCCGGGATGCCGAGCGGCAGCTCGCCGCCTACTTCGCCGGTGAACTCAAGGAATTCCAGCTCGAGTTGAAGGCCGAGGGGACTCGGTTCCGGGAGCAGGTCTGGGGTGCCGTCGATGATGTTCCGTACGGGGCCACGACCACGTACGGGGCGATCGCCGCGCGCATCGGTGCCTCGCGTGCCGCCGTACGGGCCGTCGGGGGTGCGGTCGGCGCCAATCCGCTGCTGATCGTCCGGCCGTGTCACCGGGTGATCGGGGCGGACGGGTCCCTGACGGGATACGCCGGCGGTCTCGAACGGAAGCAGGTACTGCTCGGCCTCGAAGGGGTGCTTGAGGCCTAG